The sequence below is a genomic window from Lolium perenne isolate Kyuss_39 chromosome 4, Kyuss_2.0, whole genome shotgun sequence.
CTTTATTTCAATAGGCATATTCTTGATGCATACATCAATACATCTACTGCCTACACCCAGGAGATCTACCTCAATGCTCTCATCCCAGAAAAGAGCAACTCCCCCACCCTTGCCATCTTCCTTAAAAGAGATTACATGTTTGAGACCAAGTCTCCATCTAAGCCCCTCAACTACCTCCTTACATTGACGAGTTTCAGAAAGGAAAACAAGTTTTATTTTATTCTTGTGCACTAGACGAATCAACTCTTGAACTGTCCGGGGATCGCCCAAACCCCGGCAGTTCCAGGCCAAGAACCTCATTTGATCTGCCTGGCGCACTCCTTAGCGCCTGGCTTTCTGCCTTCTGACCTCCGGCTGGTTTCTGtcatctttttcttcttttctttgatCTGGTCTGTGTTATCAGCTACCTCTTCCTGCTGATTCAGCTGCACTGCCAGGTTAGCCTCACCACCCTCTGGTTCTGCAAGGGCGTTCAGGCCATTGCTGTTAGCTGCAGTGTCCTGGTAGCTCTTCTCCTTTGTCCCCTTGGCCTTCTGGTTCTCCACTTCCTCTTCCTGTCCTCCAAGTTGTGTAAGTCCATGTTCTTCCTGCCTTATTTTTTCCAGACCCTCCTTCCCCAGGCAATGCTCTAACGGTGGTACCTGCATGATGATCCTCTTCGCCAGTGGCTGCTGGACTTGGTCCTCCTCTTCATCATTTGCTCTGGGCCGCGAAGCCCCCAGGGGAAAACCCTGGGTTGTCCGCGTGGTGTTGTCGACAATCTTGGCGTTCTCTTTCCTACGGTGGTACCTTATCCAGGTTGCTCCACCCTTTTGGGAACCAGTGCCCCCACCTTCACTTCCTGCTGTAGGCATTGTTGATGTAGAGCCCTGTTTGGCAGCAGGTGGTGGAGGGGCATGCGCGCCTGCTGTCACCACCGCTTGAGTTGCTGGTACCTGCTGCAGGCCTTCGGGCGGTGTTGCAGATGTCGTGCCTTGTTTGGCTCCAGAGGCCGCCGGGGGCGTAGAGCTTGGGCTTGTAGCCTTGGTGGAGTCGATCGTGTTCTTGGTGGAGGGGAAGTCGATGATGAGGTTGTCGTTGACAGAGAGCTTCCCCACCGCAGTCGCGATGCGGGCGATGGTGGTAGTCCCCCTCTCTGGGTTCTGCTTGCTCGGTGTATGGCGCGAAGTACGCCATGGAAGTGAAGGAGCTTGGCGTACATGGCTCGTGGTGTCGGGTAGGAACCATTTCCTGTCATCTTCAGGAAGGATCGGCATGACACCAAGCTCGGCCTTGTACGTCTTCTTTCTCGTGTTGCCGGCGACCATGCACTCCGTGTACTTATGCCCGATGAAGCCGCAGGTGTAGCAGAAGGTTGGCAGCCTTTCATAGTGGACAAAGGCCACAACTTGTTCGTTCTCGATCTCGTCGATGAGGGGGATCCATCTACGGAGAGCTCGATCAATGGGGAGATGAACTCTGGTCCTGATGATCTTATCACAAATATCTCCACGAGCATTGTTATCAATACAAATAAATTCTCCAATTTTTTCTCCCAGTTCCTTAGCAAGCTTTTTGGATAATAAATAAAAAGGAATTTTCCTGAATTGGACCCATATAGGGACAGTGGTAAACCGTACCGTCTCAGGGTCGTCTCCCTCCTTCAGTACATCAACCAGGACAGCATCCTCCTTATACCTCCATGGTCCTCCCTTGGTGACGTGTGTGAAGTCGCCCTCCTCGGAAAACTCGATGACGAACCTCCTGTCGGCCAGCTGGTGTGTCTCAATGAAACCACGAATTTGCCATACC
It includes:
- the LOC127296919 gene encoding uncharacterized protein yields the protein MKGDLPDPDDPTPKIVKLVSVIPSKPQMIRTTLPKTQIPHLIPSDHPQTPDFIPHDMRRRLKDLILKSKDPKRALETFRSRTPRSLLQYGKTSMHLPAKPDSSPSPSPPQISPLVQQPAIDHEIIALPLIPKSASPIFTPPADFLILIPNLSTMKEEQMTQQYTCLDSLNLNILRPISRIFGTNVYPLIDQLSVFSFCFDSLPCTLFMGSSNHRMKLFPPIYQNLSLFFADPSPLPQPHNQHLLSTLSSTMAEKEVPQHPSNQKHPATPPPPGYILAKKSLLVGYSESLAHEGNGAGTSTVACVSGPGSASSGRRSGKELLQELGTEEEKKAIVINMAQARRANRGRFLAVGVFLSVIAITSKNLIDSMRKVWQIRGFIETHQLADRRFVIEFSEEGDFTHVTKGGPWRYKEDAVLVDVLKEGDDPETVRFTTVPIWVQFRKIPFYLLSKKLAKELGEKIGEFICIDNNARGDICDKIIRTRVHLPIDRALRRWIPLIDEIENEQVVAFVHYERLPTFCYTCGFIGHKYTECMVAGNTRKKTYKAELGVMPILPEDDRKWFLPDTTSHVRQAPSLPWRTSRHTPSKQNPERGTTTIARIATAVGKLSVNDNLIIDFPSTKNTIDSTKATSPSSTPPAASGAKQGTTSATPPEGLQQVPATQAVVTAGAHAPPPPAAKQGSTSTMPTAGSEGGGTGSQKGGATWIRYHRRKENAKIVDNTTRTTQGFPLGASRPRANDEEEDQVQQPLAKRIIMQVPPLEHCLGKEGLEKIRQEEHGLTQLGGQEEEVENQKAKGTKEKSYQDTAANSNGLNALAEPEGGEANLAVQLNQQEEVADNTDQIKEKKKKMTETSRRSEGRKPGAKECARQIK